One Kitasatospora sp. MAP12-44 DNA segment encodes these proteins:
- a CDS encoding flavin reductase family protein: MTTTRPHHRSGHRPGPDRVLTPDPSPGRSLRPDELRRAFGTFPTGVTALAALADGTPVGLAASSFTSVSLDPPLVSVCVAHTSTTWPLLRDRTRIGVSVLGAHQDSACRQLAARDGDRFAGLDWSATPEGAVLVTGSSAWFDCSIDRLVRAGDHDIVLLRIHELDTDHAVAPLVFHAGRFRRLASEEPT, encoded by the coding sequence ATGACCACGACCCGTCCGCACCACCGCAGTGGGCACCGCCCGGGCCCGGACCGTGTCCTGACGCCGGACCCGTCCCCGGGGCGGTCCTTGCGGCCGGACGAGCTTCGGCGGGCGTTCGGCACGTTCCCGACGGGAGTCACCGCCCTCGCCGCTCTGGCCGACGGGACGCCGGTCGGCCTCGCCGCCAGCTCGTTCACCTCCGTCTCCCTGGACCCGCCGCTGGTCTCGGTCTGCGTAGCGCACACCTCGACCACCTGGCCCCTGCTGCGCGACCGCACCCGGATCGGCGTCAGCGTGCTCGGCGCCCACCAGGACAGCGCCTGCCGACAGCTCGCGGCCCGCGACGGCGACCGCTTCGCGGGCCTCGACTGGAGTGCCACCCCCGAGGGCGCCGTCCTGGTCACGGGCTCGAGCGCCTGGTTCGACTGCAGCATCGACCGGCTCGTCCGGGCAGGCGACCACGACATCGTCCTGCTCCGAATCCACGAGCTGGACACCGACCATGCGGTGGCGCCGCTGGTCTTCCACGCCGGCCGGTTCCGCCGGCTCGCCTCCGAGGAGCCGACATGA
- a CDS encoding LLM class flavin-dependent oxidoreductase yields MANTPLTVLDLVPISSGSNAIRALHNSIDLAQQAEQLGYARYWFAEHHLNPGVAGTSPAVVLALTASATSTIRLGAGAVQLGHRTALSTVEEFGLLDALHPGRFDLGLGRSGGRPAPSSRQPALVGATPVAGGRTPGGLLIPARFSFEHLLRSPRFALHKKLLHQPGADSQPYDEQIADILALLAGSYVSADGVEAHVVPGEGADIQVWILGSSAGISAEVAGTNGLRFAANYHVSPATVLEAAESYRAAFTPSAELDRPHVSVSADIVVAEDESTARELATGYGLWVRSIRSGEGAIQFPTPDEARAHAWTEEDWTLVADRTDTQFVGSPRQVADQLEALRDATGADELIITTITHQHQDRVRSYALLAEEWARR; encoded by the coding sequence ATGGCCAACACCCCGCTCACGGTTCTCGACCTCGTACCCATCTCCTCCGGATCCAACGCGATCCGGGCTCTGCACAACAGCATCGATCTGGCCCAGCAGGCCGAACAACTCGGGTACGCGCGCTACTGGTTCGCCGAGCACCACCTCAACCCCGGTGTCGCGGGCACCTCCCCCGCCGTCGTCCTCGCACTCACCGCGTCCGCGACCTCGACGATCCGGCTCGGGGCCGGCGCCGTCCAGCTCGGGCACCGCACCGCCCTGTCCACCGTCGAGGAGTTCGGCCTGCTCGACGCCCTGCACCCCGGCCGGTTCGACCTCGGCCTGGGCCGCTCCGGCGGCCGGCCCGCGCCGAGCAGCCGACAGCCCGCCCTGGTGGGCGCGACGCCCGTCGCCGGCGGCCGCACGCCGGGCGGCCTGCTGATCCCGGCGCGGTTCTCCTTCGAGCACCTCCTGCGCTCCCCGCGGTTCGCCCTGCACAAGAAGCTGCTCCACCAGCCGGGCGCCGACTCACAACCCTACGATGAGCAGATAGCCGACATCCTCGCCCTGCTGGCGGGCAGCTACGTCTCCGCGGACGGGGTCGAGGCGCACGTCGTGCCCGGTGAAGGGGCCGACATCCAGGTCTGGATCCTGGGCAGCAGCGCCGGGATCAGTGCCGAGGTCGCCGGTACGAACGGCCTGCGCTTCGCCGCGAACTACCACGTCAGCCCGGCCACAGTCCTGGAGGCCGCCGAGAGCTACCGCGCGGCCTTCACCCCCTCCGCCGAGCTGGACCGGCCCCACGTCAGCGTCTCCGCCGACATCGTCGTCGCCGAGGACGAGTCCACCGCACGGGAGTTGGCCACCGGCTACGGACTTTGGGTACGCAGCATCCGCAGCGGCGAGGGCGCGATCCAGTTCCCCACGCCCGACGAGGCCCGTGCCCACGCCTGGACCGAGGAGGACTGGACGCTGGTCGCGGACCGCACCGACACCCAGTTCGTCGGCTCACCACGCCAGGTCGCCGACCAGCTGGAGGCGCTTCGCGACGCCACCGGCGCCGACGAACTGATCATCACGACCATCACCCACCAGCACCAGGACCGGGTCCGCTCCTACGCGCTGCTGGCCGAGGAATGGGCCCGGCGATGA
- a CDS encoding LLM class flavin-dependent oxidoreductase: MKFLAITLIVHAPDPVTGVRKSTQERFREVIDNALRAEELGFDGFGVGERHERPFISSAPSVVLSHIAALTKQIRLFTAVTTLSLLDPVRAYEDYATLDHLSQGRLELIIGKGNGTAQRELFQVTPDDQWDRNAESYELFRHIWRQDKVTYSPRFRPELTEAEVWPRPLQQPIRVWHGSATSRESVDLAARYGDPLFSANVTNPIEPYAELVRYFRQRSQRRTRPRP; the protein is encoded by the coding sequence GTGAAGTTCCTGGCCATCACCCTGATCGTGCACGCCCCGGATCCGGTGACCGGCGTGCGGAAGTCGACCCAGGAGCGCTTCCGGGAGGTGATCGACAACGCGCTGCGCGCCGAGGAGCTGGGCTTCGACGGCTTCGGCGTCGGCGAGCGCCACGAGCGGCCGTTCATCTCGTCCGCCCCGTCGGTGGTGCTCAGTCACATCGCCGCCCTCACCAAGCAGATCCGGCTGTTCACCGCGGTGACCACGCTGAGCCTGCTCGACCCGGTGCGCGCCTACGAGGACTACGCGACCCTCGACCACCTCTCCCAGGGCCGGCTGGAGCTGATCATCGGCAAGGGCAACGGCACGGCCCAGCGCGAACTGTTCCAGGTCACCCCCGACGACCAGTGGGACCGCAACGCCGAGTCCTACGAACTGTTCCGACACATCTGGCGACAGGACAAGGTGACCTACTCACCGCGCTTCCGCCCGGAGCTGACCGAGGCCGAGGTCTGGCCCCGGCCGCTCCAGCAGCCCATCCGGGTCTGGCACGGCAGCGCGACCAGCCGCGAGTCTGTAGACCTCGCCGCCCGCTACGGCGACCCGCTCTTCTCCGCCAACGTCACCAACCCGATCGAGCCCTACGCCGAACTCGTCCGCTACTTCCGGCAGCGGTCGCAGCGCCGGACCCGACCGCGTCCGTAA
- a CDS encoding NtaA/DmoA family FMN-dependent monooxygenase (This protein belongs to a clade of FMN-dependent monooxygenases, within a broader family of flavin-dependent oxidoreductases, the luciferase-like monooxygenase (LMM) family, some of whose members use coenzyme F420 rather than FMN.), with protein MSSRPVKQIHLAAHFPGVNNTTVWSDPAAGSQIDFSSFVHLARTAERAKFDFLFLAEGLRLREQNGEIYDLDVVGRPDTFTVLAALAAVTDRLGLAGTINSTFNEPYEVARQFASLDHLSAGRAAWNVVTSWDEFTGQNFRRGGFLAEEDRYERAKQFLAATWELFDSWRGDEIVADKESNVFLREPRAGQFDHHVSQFDITGQFNVPRSPQGRPVVFQAGDSEEGREFAASAADAIFSRHGTLEAGQAFYADVKRRLARYGRSHDELKILPAVTFVLGATDAEAQEKADLIRRQQVSGQTAIKLLEQLWNRDLSAYDPDGPLPAVDPLLGEHTIARGRASVRMHRDPLAVAAQWRALAEAKNLSIRELVIEVTGRQSFIGTPVHVAAALNEFVQSDGSDGFILAPHLTPGGLDEFADTVVPLLQERGVFRTEYAGDTLRDHLGLGEARPARTHVAGAS; from the coding sequence ATGAGCAGCAGGCCCGTCAAGCAGATCCATCTCGCCGCACACTTCCCCGGGGTGAACAACACCACCGTGTGGAGCGATCCGGCCGCCGGCAGCCAGATCGACTTCAGCTCCTTCGTCCACCTTGCCCGCACGGCCGAGCGTGCCAAGTTCGACTTCCTGTTCCTCGCCGAAGGGCTGCGCCTGCGTGAGCAGAACGGGGAGATCTACGACCTGGACGTCGTGGGACGGCCGGACACGTTCACCGTCCTGGCCGCACTGGCCGCCGTCACCGACCGGCTCGGCCTCGCCGGAACCATCAACTCCACCTTCAACGAACCCTACGAGGTGGCACGGCAGTTCGCCTCCTTGGACCACCTGTCGGCCGGGCGCGCGGCCTGGAACGTCGTCACCTCCTGGGACGAGTTCACGGGCCAGAACTTCCGGCGCGGCGGGTTTCTGGCGGAGGAGGACCGCTACGAGCGCGCCAAACAGTTCCTGGCCGCGACCTGGGAGCTGTTCGACTCCTGGCGGGGCGACGAGATCGTGGCGGACAAGGAGTCCAACGTCTTCCTCAGGGAGCCGAGGGCAGGGCAATTCGACCACCATGTAAGCCAGTTCGACATCACCGGGCAGTTCAACGTCCCGCGCAGCCCGCAGGGCCGCCCGGTGGTCTTCCAGGCGGGCGACTCCGAGGAGGGCCGGGAGTTCGCCGCCTCGGCCGCCGACGCCATCTTCAGCCGGCACGGCACCCTGGAGGCCGGCCAGGCCTTCTACGCCGACGTCAAGCGGCGGCTGGCCCGCTACGGCCGTTCCCACGACGAGCTGAAGATCCTGCCCGCCGTCACCTTCGTGCTGGGCGCCACCGACGCCGAGGCGCAGGAGAAAGCGGATCTGATCCGCCGTCAGCAGGTCAGCGGCCAGACCGCGATCAAGCTCCTGGAGCAGCTGTGGAACCGCGACCTCAGCGCCTACGACCCCGACGGGCCGCTGCCGGCAGTGGATCCGCTCCTCGGCGAGCACACCATCGCCCGCGGCCGCGCCTCGGTGCGGATGCACCGCGACCCACTGGCCGTCGCCGCGCAGTGGCGCGCCCTGGCCGAGGCCAAGAACCTCTCGATCCGGGAGCTGGTCATCGAGGTGACCGGCCGGCAGTCCTTCATCGGCACCCCGGTGCACGTCGCCGCCGCGCTGAACGAGTTCGTGCAGTCCGACGGCAGCGACGGGTTCATCCTCGCGCCGCACCTGACGCCGGGCGGGCTGGACGAGTTCGCCGACACCGTCGTACCGCTGCTCCAGGAGCGGGGCGTGTTCCGCACCGAGTACGCGGGTGACACGCTGCGCGACCACCTCGGGCTCGGCGAAGCGCGCCCGGCCCGCACCCACGTGGCGGGGGCATCGTGA
- a CDS encoding LLM class flavin-dependent oxidoreductase encodes MPESRAALHLAVALDGAGWHPAAWREPDARPHELFTAPYWADLVTEAERGLLDLVTIEDSLGLQSSHPTEPDERTDHVRGRLDAVLVAARIAPLTRHIGLLPTAVVTHTEPFHLSKAIATLDFVSTGRAGVQVKVDGRADQAAHFGRRTVPRLRIEDLAAPAGQALLRELFAEADDYVEVLRRLWDSWEDDAEIRDVATGRFVDRAKLHYIDFEGGRFSVRGPSITPRPPQGQPVVAALAHATVPYELVARSADLGFVTPRDAGHARSIVAEIRDAQSAAGRADETVHVFGDLLVFLDDVPGAAADRKARLDQCAGSEYTSDALAFTGTPAELADLLQELHQTGLTGFRLRPATLPYDLEQITRRLVPELQRRGAFRTAYQAPSLRGLLRLPRPANRYAAV; translated from the coding sequence ATGCCCGAATCCCGCGCAGCCCTACACCTGGCCGTCGCCCTGGACGGCGCCGGCTGGCACCCCGCAGCCTGGCGCGAGCCCGATGCCCGGCCGCACGAACTGTTCACCGCGCCCTATTGGGCCGACCTGGTCACCGAAGCCGAGCGAGGCCTGCTGGACCTGGTGACCATCGAGGACTCCCTGGGCCTGCAGTCCTCCCACCCCACCGAGCCGGACGAGCGGACCGACCACGTGCGCGGTCGGCTGGACGCGGTGCTGGTCGCCGCCCGGATCGCGCCGCTGACCCGCCACATCGGACTGCTCCCGACCGCAGTGGTCACCCATACCGAGCCGTTCCACCTTTCCAAGGCGATCGCCACCCTCGACTTCGTGAGCACCGGACGCGCCGGGGTCCAGGTCAAGGTGGACGGCCGAGCCGACCAGGCGGCGCACTTCGGACGCCGTACGGTGCCGCGCCTGCGGATCGAGGACCTCGCCGCACCGGCGGGGCAGGCACTGCTCCGGGAGCTCTTCGCCGAGGCCGACGACTACGTCGAGGTGCTGCGCCGGCTGTGGGACAGCTGGGAGGACGACGCCGAGATCCGCGACGTCGCCACGGGCCGCTTCGTCGACCGCGCCAAGCTGCACTACATCGACTTCGAGGGTGGCAGGTTCAGCGTGCGGGGGCCCTCCATCACACCGCGTCCGCCGCAGGGGCAGCCCGTCGTCGCCGCACTGGCGCACGCCACCGTGCCGTACGAACTGGTGGCCCGCTCGGCGGACCTCGGCTTCGTCACCCCGCGCGACGCCGGGCACGCCCGGTCGATCGTCGCCGAGATCCGCGACGCCCAGTCCGCCGCGGGCCGCGCCGACGAGACGGTGCACGTTTTCGGCGATCTGCTGGTCTTCCTCGACGACGTCCCCGGCGCCGCCGCCGACCGCAAGGCCCGCCTCGACCAGTGCGCCGGTTCCGAGTACACCAGCGACGCACTCGCCTTCACCGGCACCCCGGCCGAACTCGCCGACCTCCTACAGGAGTTGCACCAGACTGGACTCACCGGCTTCCGGCTGCGGCCCGCCACCCTGCCGTACGACCTGGAGCAGATCACCCGCCGCCTGGTGCCCGAACTCCAGCGCCGCGGCGCCTTCCGCACCGCGTACCAGGCGCCCTCCCTGCGCGGACTGCTCCGCCTGCCGCGCCCTGCCAACCGCTACGCCGCCGTCTGA
- a CDS encoding putative leader peptide: protein MRDTLKRSAALTLKVVAVKAQCRVTTTYSRRHIDLQRVATALCPANANAPVRIASAPRSAA from the coding sequence GTGCGGGACACCCTCAAGCGGTCTGCGGCCCTCACCCTGAAGGTCGTCGCGGTGAAGGCCCAGTGCCGGGTCACCACCACGTACTCGCGGCGTCACATCGATCTGCAGCGCGTCGCCACCGCGCTGTGTCCGGCGAACGCGAACGCCCCCGTGCGGATCGCCTCCGCGCCGCGCAGCGCCGCCTAG
- a CDS encoding amino acid ABC transporter permease — protein MLSPAPVDPADAAVDPARAARPFSAQRVIPLRHPGRWITSAIVAVLVAQIAHGLVTNPFYEWGRFQYWFVRPVITDGLFITLEVTAYSAVLGLVGGVLLALARLSRSPVLRAISWVYIWLFRSVPLIVVLLFLYNFSALYRTLSLGVPFGPAFLHFDESKLATDVVVAVVGLSLNEAAYAAEVVRAGILSVDQGQHEAAAALGLPRRYQFARIVFPQALRAVIPSYVNQLIGLVKSTSLVFYVSLLDLFGSVQSMGSTYPGDIIPLLLVATVWYVILTSVISIVQFYVERHYSRGALRTLPPTPLQRLRVALSALRTRVQREMAI, from the coding sequence ATGCTCTCCCCCGCGCCGGTCGACCCCGCCGACGCAGCGGTCGATCCCGCGCGGGCTGCCCGTCCCTTCTCGGCACAGCGGGTCATACCGCTGCGGCATCCGGGCCGCTGGATCACCAGTGCGATCGTCGCGGTGCTGGTCGCCCAGATCGCGCACGGGTTGGTGACCAATCCGTTCTACGAGTGGGGCCGCTTCCAGTACTGGTTCGTACGTCCGGTGATCACCGACGGCCTATTCATCACCCTGGAGGTGACGGCGTACAGTGCCGTGCTCGGGCTGGTGGGCGGTGTCCTGCTCGCGCTCGCAAGGCTCTCCCGCAGCCCGGTGCTCCGGGCGATCAGCTGGGTCTACATCTGGCTGTTCCGCTCGGTGCCACTGATCGTGGTCCTGCTCTTCCTCTACAACTTCAGTGCGCTGTACCGAACTTTGAGCCTCGGGGTGCCATTCGGCCCCGCCTTCCTGCACTTTGACGAGTCGAAGCTGGCCACGGACGTCGTGGTGGCGGTCGTCGGGCTGAGCCTCAACGAGGCCGCCTACGCCGCCGAGGTGGTGCGGGCCGGCATCCTCTCCGTTGACCAGGGCCAGCACGAGGCGGCCGCCGCCCTCGGACTGCCGAGGCGCTACCAGTTCGCCCGGATCGTCTTCCCGCAGGCGCTGCGGGCTGTCATCCCTTCCTATGTCAACCAGCTGATCGGTCTGGTGAAGAGCACCTCGCTGGTCTTCTACGTCTCACTGCTCGACCTGTTCGGCTCCGTCCAGAGCATGGGCAGCACCTACCCCGGCGACATCATCCCGTTGCTGCTGGTCGCCACCGTCTGGTACGTGATCCTTACCAGCGTGATCTCGATCGTCCAGTTCTACGTGGAGCGCCACTACTCGCGCGGCGCGCTGCGGACTCTTCCGCCGACCCCGTTGCAGCGGTTGCGCGTCGCCCTGTCCGCCCTGCGGACGCGTGTTCAGAGGGAGATGGCGATATGA
- a CDS encoding amino acid ABC transporter ATP-binding protein encodes MSTLTPKSPGAVESEAGSQALTGAETLTEADVRPAAVEVRDLHKWYGAHRVLDGIDLTVAAGEVTVVIGPSGSGKSTLLRVINHLEKPDVGHVSLNGELIGVRRHGERLKELSERVILAQRSRIGFVFQNFNLFPHLTVLDNVAAAPAATGLLRKPEAQKLARTLLGRVGLADKTGAYPRQLSGGQQQRVAIARALALRPGVILFDEPTSALDPELVGEVLAVIKDLATSGSTLVIVTHEIGFAREVADRIVFIDGGRILEQGPPDQVLDHPRHPRTREFLSKVL; translated from the coding sequence ATGAGCACCCTGACTCCGAAGTCCCCGGGGGCCGTTGAGAGCGAGGCCGGGTCGCAGGCGTTGACCGGCGCGGAGACGCTGACGGAAGCGGACGTCCGACCCGCCGCGGTCGAGGTGCGCGACCTGCACAAGTGGTACGGCGCCCACCGGGTCCTCGACGGGATCGACCTGACGGTGGCGGCCGGTGAGGTCACGGTCGTCATCGGGCCGTCCGGCTCGGGCAAGTCCACGCTGCTTCGGGTGATCAACCACCTGGAGAAGCCCGATGTCGGCCATGTCAGCCTCAACGGCGAACTGATCGGCGTGCGCCGGCACGGGGAACGCCTGAAGGAACTGAGCGAGCGGGTGATCCTCGCCCAGCGCAGCCGGATCGGCTTCGTCTTCCAGAACTTCAACCTCTTCCCGCATCTGACCGTGCTGGACAACGTGGCCGCCGCCCCGGCGGCGACCGGCCTACTGCGCAAGCCGGAGGCGCAGAAGCTGGCGCGCACCCTGCTCGGCCGGGTGGGGCTGGCCGACAAGACCGGTGCCTATCCCCGGCAGTTGTCCGGCGGACAGCAGCAGCGGGTGGCGATCGCCCGCGCCCTCGCGCTGCGGCCGGGCGTCATCCTCTTCGACGAACCCACCTCCGCGCTGGACCCGGAACTGGTCGGCGAGGTGCTGGCCGTCATCAAGGACCTGGCGACCAGCGGCAGCACCCTTGTCATCGTCACCCACGAGATCGGCTTCGCCCGCGAGGTCGCCGACCGCATCGTCTTCATCGACGGCGGCCGGATCCTCGAACAGGGCCCGCCCGACCAGGTGCTGGATCACCCGCGGCATCCGCGCACCAGGGAGTTCCTGAGCAAGGTCCTCTGA
- a CDS encoding ABC transporter substrate-binding protein, translating into MPSLRSRLVRNLSAGTAVATLAVGLAACGSSTSTSVASGDAASGAVTVGALSNGAATQTDIKVSEVASIRSELPASVTKSGQLVIGIGALPAGFPPLAYVGSDQKTLTGSEPDLGRLVAAVLGLKPVVNNATWDNLFVGIDSGKTDVGFSNITDTEERKKKYDFASYRQDNLAFEVLKSSTWNFNGDYTTLAGKTVAVGAGTNQEKILLEWQTKLQAAGKQLTIKYFPDTNSTYLALSGGKIDAYFGPNPGIAYQITQDARTSNPVRNAGTFSGAGATLQGLIAATAKKDSGLAKPVADAINYLIENGQYAKWLAAWNLSNEAVTSAQVNPPGLPLSNS; encoded by the coding sequence ATGCCCAGCCTCCGCAGCAGACTCGTCCGCAACCTGTCCGCCGGCACTGCCGTCGCCACCCTCGCCGTCGGCCTCGCCGCCTGCGGAAGCAGCACCTCGACCTCCGTCGCGTCCGGTGACGCCGCCAGCGGCGCCGTCACGGTGGGCGCGTTGTCCAACGGCGCCGCGACGCAGACCGACATCAAGGTCTCCGAGGTCGCCTCCATCCGCTCCGAACTGCCCGCTTCGGTGACCAAGTCCGGCCAGTTGGTGATCGGCATCGGAGCACTGCCAGCCGGTTTCCCGCCGCTGGCGTACGTCGGCAGCGACCAGAAGACCCTCACCGGATCCGAGCCCGACCTCGGCCGGCTGGTGGCGGCGGTCCTCGGGCTCAAGCCGGTCGTCAACAACGCGACCTGGGACAACCTGTTCGTGGGCATCGACAGCGGCAAGACCGATGTCGGCTTCTCGAACATCACCGACACCGAGGAGCGCAAGAAGAAGTACGACTTCGCCTCCTACCGCCAGGACAACCTCGCCTTCGAAGTCCTCAAGAGCAGCACCTGGAACTTCAACGGCGACTACACGACCCTGGCCGGCAAGACCGTCGCGGTCGGCGCCGGCACCAACCAGGAGAAGATCCTCCTTGAGTGGCAGACCAAGCTCCAGGCGGCGGGCAAGCAACTCACCATCAAGTACTTCCCGGACACCAACAGCACCTACCTGGCGCTGAGCGGCGGGAAGATCGACGCCTACTTCGGCCCCAACCCCGGTATCGCCTACCAGATCACCCAGGACGCCAGGACCAGCAACCCGGTCCGCAACGCGGGCACCTTCTCGGGGGCGGGCGCGACGCTTCAGGGGCTGATCGCCGCGACCGCGAAGAAGGACAGCGGGCTCGCCAAGCCGGTCGCGGACGCGATCAACTACCTGATCGAGAACGGGCAGTACGCGAAGTGGCTGGCTGCCTGGAACCTGTCCAACGAGGCGGTAACCAGCGCGCAGGTCAACCCGCCGGGCCTGCCGCTCAGCAACTCCTGA
- a CDS encoding GNAT family N-acetyltransferase: MAPHILDNPAWAALVGPHSRLAERIGRAARYPTDVSPFTALADPTDPRAWEDLAALVGPGAVTPVSGATTPPDGWQLMESGQGVQLVDTALRAEPAPEAVRLGPDDVPEVLDLVARTQPGPFLPRTVELGAYLGLRQGGKLIAMAGERLRPPGWTEISAVCTDPDHRGRGLATRLVRAVAAGIRERGDTPFLHAAASNTNAIRLYESIGFTLRRHTAFLLVRTPGGGEG; encoded by the coding sequence ATGGCACCGCACATCCTCGACAACCCCGCCTGGGCAGCGCTCGTCGGCCCGCACTCCCGGTTGGCCGAACGCATCGGTCGTGCCGCCCGCTACCCCACGGACGTCTCCCCGTTCACCGCCCTCGCCGACCCGACCGACCCCCGCGCCTGGGAGGACCTCGCAGCCCTGGTCGGACCGGGTGCGGTCACCCCGGTCAGCGGCGCGACCACACCGCCGGACGGGTGGCAGCTCATGGAGTCCGGGCAGGGCGTGCAACTGGTCGACACCGCGTTGCGGGCCGAACCCGCGCCGGAGGCCGTCCGACTCGGCCCCGACGACGTACCCGAAGTCCTCGACCTGGTCGCCCGCACCCAGCCTGGCCCGTTCCTGCCCCGAACCGTCGAACTCGGCGCCTATCTGGGCCTTCGACAGGGCGGAAAGCTCATCGCCATGGCCGGCGAACGCCTGCGCCCGCCCGGCTGGACGGAGATCAGCGCCGTCTGTACCGACCCGGACCACCGCGGCCGCGGCCTGGCCACCCGCCTGGTCCGCGCCGTGGCGGCAGGCATCCGGGAACGCGGGGACACACCGTTCCTGCACGCGGCCGCGTCGAACACCAACGCCATCCGGCTCTACGAGTCCATCGGCTTCACCCTGCGTCGGCACACGGCGTTCCTCCTCGTCCGCACCCCGGGCGGCGGCGAGGGCTGA